Proteins from a genomic interval of Maylandia zebra isolate NMK-2024a linkage group LG15, Mzebra_GT3a, whole genome shotgun sequence:
- the tagapb gene encoding T cell activation RhoGTPase activating protein b, with protein MDGSDYGIGAMRRGSYDDGAASLHPHLRHLAQRRRSAPSLVFGKALGMPWSPIREEAPCWVSVEQSPFVLGLASENGELLLDECVQVTEGSKTRERHLFLFSDVIVFAKLKSPASYRLKHRVSLEDVWHYSFEDEPEEEDGLIGDIDLRLTLILAWDLTFCLVCFRSPEVKERWLDTLHRKIKEAKTRTGSSSFPPDVLMKVLSGNITTKTLTGGGMEELIEFPLDGNAKICAVSKQLNNQEERQRQPTDTKWNVVRRRLSKGRKKRPEIENKIQLFGEPLHKICPDDCSLPKPVTELLVLLRKKGPSTEGVFRKLCNIKSMKDIREQLNSGGSVDMGELPVVLLVGLLKSFLKELPGSLLRSDYYDKWMAALDIEDTQQRTLEITKVVDDLPGLNRLLLQHLICVFHHILESADINKMDAYNLAVCIGPTLLQLDDTSLEEQKEKMQKVTDLTQFLIENCDILGENTRVLLDTDEDSVSSQHQDSAYDSTDPDGDAEVGENIMSTSTEYGSTSSSSSPSPSTTTSSWSDAVFNTKPEFNRRCSEPIILLSDDLKGLCSHARSHEDCSTEKADFAEQPLKKQISDDSFLLRGRSVARPTMPFLKLNNSNGDLQPFMGKDCSCSSLESTTSNHSESSVFTSSPMVSPGCSRKANASSQPSVAVKGQQEISKPQERKRSQSMRVATKVLMRTRSLGAFSRNSQKRDSQKENAFPCETLQEDLQSEADPPAEPVDRPRPLSAIEVFKHVDSRQPCSPPSYEQAVQNVGPPPQYRSLTVKEMRSRSRPSSVNYDSNPQCIQIQECIPQESDIVNLRQPFRQRAMSESVSTRQHDVVSRRCSQPVFEELSYAKESYV; from the exons CACCTCAGACACTTGGCTCAGAGACGGCGCTCAGCTCCATCCCTGGTCTTTGGGAAGGCTTTGGGGATGCCATGGTCCCCTATCAG GGAGGAGGCTCCCTGCTGGGTGTCTGTGGAGCAGAGTCCATTTGTCCTCGGCCTCGCCAGCGAGAACGGAGAGCTGCTGCTGGACGAGTGCGTTCAGGTCACCGAGGGCTCAAAAACCAGGGAGAGACACCTGTTCCTCTTCAGCGACGTGATTGTCTTCGCCAAACTCAA GTCGCCTGCCAGCTACCGACTGAAGCATAGAGTCAGTCTTGAGGACGTCTGGCATTACAGTTTCGAGGATGAACCGGAGGAAGAGGATGGACTGATTGGTGACATTGACCTCAGGCTGACCCTCATCCTAGCCTGGGATCTCACGTTTTGTCTGGTGTGTTTCCG CTCGCCTGAGGTGAAAGAACGCTGGTTAGATACTCTTCACAG AAAAATTAAAGAAGCAAAAACGAGGACcggttcttcttcttttcctccagACGTCCTGATGAAGGTGTTGAGTGGCAACATCACA ACCAAAACTCTAACAGGAGGTGGCATGGAAGAATTGATTGAGTTTCCACTCGAT GGCAACGCAAAGATCTGCGCTGTGTCGAAGCAGTTGAATAATCAAGAGGAGAGGCAGAGACAGCCCACTG ACACCAAGTGGAACGTGGTGAGGAGGAGGCTGTCAAAGGGCCGCAAAAAGCGACCAGAAATAGAAAACAAgattcagctgtttggagagCCCCTCCACAAGATATGCCCAGACGATTGCTCACTTCCCAAACCAGTCACA GAGCTGCTGGTGCTGCTGAGGAAGAAAGGCCCCTCCACAGAGGGAGTGTTTCGAAAGCTGTGCAACATCAAGAGCATGAAAGACATCAGAGAGCAGCTGAACAGCGGCGGCAGTGTGGACATGGGCGAGCTGCCCGTCGTTCTGCTCGTCGGACTACTCAAA AGTTTTCTGAAGGAGCTTCCTGGCAGCCTGCTAAGATCTGACTATTATGACAAGTGGATGGCAGCTCTGGACATTGAAGACACCCAGCAGAGAACTCTGGAAATCACAAA GGTGGTAGATGATCTCCCCGGGCTGAACAGACTCCTCCTGCAGCATCTGATCTGCGTCTTCCATCACATCCTGGAGAGCGCAGACATCAACAAGATGGATGCCTACAATCTGGCGGTGTGCATCGGCCCCACGCTGCTGCAGCTGGATGACACCTCGCTGGAGGAGCAGAAGGAGAAGATGCAGAAG GTGACAGATCTTACTCAGTTCCTGATTGAGAACTGTGACATTCTTGGAGAGAATACCAGAGTCTTACTGGACACAGATGAAG ACTCTGTCTCCTCCCAGCATCAGGACTCTGCGTATGATAGCACAGACCCAGATGGAGATGCAGAGGTGGGAGAGAATATCATGTCCACGTCTACAGAATATGGCTCTACTTCTTCATCCTCATCGCCCAGCCCCAGCACGACAACCTCTTCTTGGTCCGATGCTGTCTTCAACACAAAGCCAGAATTCAACCGCCGGTGCTCCGAGCCCATCATCCTCCTCTCGGACGATCTCAAGGGCCTGTGCAGCCACGCCAGGAGCCACGAGGACTGCTCCACAGAAAAGGCAGATTTTGCCGAGCAGCCTCTGAAAAAGCAGATCTCCGATGACTCCTTCTTGCTCAGAGGCCGTAGCGTAGCCAGGCCAACTATGCCTTTCTTAAAATTGAACAACTCCAATGGAGATCTGCAGCCCTTCATGGGCAAAGACTGTTCTTGCTCTTCCCTCGAAAGCACTACCTCTAACCATTCAGAGAGCTCTGTTTTCACCAGTTCCCCAATGGTGTCACCAGGATGCTCGAGGAAGGCAAACGCCAGCAGCCAGCCTTCAGTGGCTGTTAAGGGACAGCAGGAGATTTCCAAACCACAAGAAAGGAAGCGCTCTCAGTCCATGAGAGTTGCCACTAAAGTCTTAATGAGGACCAGGAGCTTAGGAGCCTTTAGCAGAAACAGCCAGAAAAGAGACTCACAGAAGGAAAACGCCTTCCCCTGCGAAACCCTCCAGGAGGACTTACAGAGCGAAGCTGATCCACCGGCCGAGCCTGTGGATAGACCACGCCCTCTGTCTGCGATTGAAGTTTTCAAGCATGTTGACAGCAGGCAGCCCTGCAGCCCTCCATCATACGAACAGGCGGTGCAGAATGTGGGCCCCCCCCCACAGTATCGCTCATTGACTGTAAaggagatgaggagcaggtcTCGTCCATCCTCTGTAAATTATGACTCTAATCCTCAGTGCATCCAAATTCAGGAATGCATTCCCCAGGAATCAGACATTGTCAATCTACGGCAGCCTTTCCGCCAGAGAGCCATGTCGGAGTCCGTGTCGACGCGTCAACACGATGTCGTGTCACGGAGATGCAGCCAGCCTGTGTTTGAGGAACTTTCCTATGCAAAGGAGTCTTACGTTTGA
- the rsph3 gene encoding radial spoke head protein 3 homolog, with product MAFASHSHRDPSGTYTFSSRPRAVENRSKYSETSTEETKRHYGNIMYDRRVVRGNTYAKHILPTTAQPDPAEIRRQQANRRRAIARKQAREQFRPNTPEALEGRKHTDVQTELYLEELSNIIATTDIECQTDPFLDRPATPLFIPAKSGKDVETQIEEGELFDFDIEVQPVLEVLVGKTIEQSLLEVMEEEELACLKAQQRAFEELRNNELAEVQRLQEMERRHNEEKERRIAQQREVLRKEKEIAEKIAARAYTQQYLAGLLPAVFTSLRRHGYFYNPVEKDIETNFFPWLMDEVNNRVERRYTAREILDTMIYDVTQKRLERFNEEETQPEKSDS from the exons ATGGCTTTTGCTTCACACAGTCACAGAGATCCAAGCGGAACATACACCTTCTCCAGCCGCCCCAGAGCTGTCGAGAACCGCTCAAAGTACAGCGAGACGTCGACTGAAGA GACAAAGCGTCATTATGGAAACATTATGTATGATCGCCGTGTTGTCAGAGGAAATACGTACGCCAAGCATATCCTACCAACT ACAGCTCAGCCAGACCCTGCAGAGATACGAAGACAACAGGCCAACAGGAGACGAGCCATCGCTCGAAAACAGGCCAGGGAGCAATTTAGACCCAACACTCCTGAAGCACTGGAGGGCAGAAAACACACTGATGTACAAACTG AGCTCTACCTTGAAGAACTGAGCAATATTATTGCAACTACGGACATTGAGTGTCAGACTGACCCCTTCCTGGACAGACCAGCAACTCCACTCTTCATACCTGCCAAATCTGGCAAAGATGTCGAAACACAGATAGAAGAGGGAGAG CTGTTTGACTTTGACATTGAGGTGCAGCCAGTGTTGGAGGTCTTGGTGGGTAAGACAATCGAACAGTCTCTGCTGGaggtgatggaggaggaggagcttgcCTGTCTGAAGGCCCAGCAAAGAGCCTTCGAGGAGCTTCGAAATAATGAGCTGGCAGAGGTGCAGCGGCTCCAGGAGATGGAGAGACGACACAACGAGGAGAAG GAGCGTAGAATTGCACAGCAGAGGGAGGTGctgaggaaagaaaaggagaTTGCAGAGAAGATCGCCGCCCGGGCGTACACCCAGCAGTACTTGGCCGGTCTTCTACCCGCTGTCTTTACCTCACTAAGAAGGCACGGCTACTTTTACAACCCCGTGGAGAAAG ATATCGAGACTAATTTCTTCCCATGGCTGATGGACGAGGTGAACAACAGGGTGGAAAGGAGATACACAGCAAGAGAGATTCTTGACA CTATGATCTACGATGTAACCCAGAAGAGACTTGAGCGCTTCAACGAGGAAGAGACACAGCCAGAAAAGTCTGATTCATAG